The following DNA comes from Apium graveolens cultivar Ventura unplaced genomic scaffold, ASM990537v1 ctg5843, whole genome shotgun sequence.
CATACTAGCCAATGAATCCCACCCCTTTCTCTTAATATATTCGAATCACAGTGTCAATGTCATTAATCTTACTAACTGTATAGTCAATCATTTTGCTACCATTTATATTTATATCTAAAATTTGTTTGGCATTGATGTTTGTATATGTGTAATCAAACAGGAAGATTGGGTACTATGCAGAGTGTTTCACAAAAACAAAGAAGATTCTAGTGATGGTGCCAAACAAGACATACAAAATGATGGCAGCTGGTATAATCAAGAAACAAATATCAGTAACATTCATGCATCAAGTCATCTACCTCCATTAAGGGATTCTTACATCAGTTTTAACCAAACCCATAGTCACTCTCATCCGCAAGTGCCCTGCTTCTCCAGTATTTACAATACTAATAATATACAAACAATTCCAAACCATATAACTACCTTACCAATAATCACCAACAATGTACAACTACCACTACAAAACAAGCCGATAATTAGTAGTGGTTCTGCTAATTATCTCGGTAATTATTCAGCAAATACTTCATCCTCATGCGAGAATAAAATGGTTAGGGATGAGGCGATAAATCAATATCTTGCGAAGATAGGTGATAATGTTAATGCTGATTATACAAGTATGGATAGTCCTCCTCCTTGTGACGTGATGTTGATGATCAAAGATTCACCAATGAGTTTCGGGGAAGGAAGTTCAGAGAGTTTTTTATCTGAAGTAGGGTTTCCAAGTATCTCCTGGAATGATCAATATTGATCTTGATCAAAAGTGTAATCTAGAGCTAGGTGATAATTGAACTAGCTAGTTCTTGTAGTTGTTTAAATATTGGTAATGTATTATAAGATTTGGTATCTGTACTGCACTGTATAACATAAATTTCTCTTTATATTACCAAATATCAACTATTAAGTATGCATGATGAAATTTAGTCTGTGAGCTGGTTTATTAATTGTGTAGTCCTGTGTTACTTCTGATGTTTGAGTTCGATTGTAAAATTTACTTGTATCTACAATATTTTTCCATTCCTAACAAGTGCAGATTAGGGAGAGCTAAAGAATTTACCCTTTATTAGGTGATGTATCGTGATTCCATAATCAGCGGCATAATAAGCGCAGATATCACAGCTGGTACGGTAACATTAGACATTCATGTATTAAGTTTTTGTGCAAAAATCTCCTGGAGGGACGTTGGGTTGATCAAAAGCGGATGGCAGTCGATCAGAAAAATCATGGGTAAACATGTTATATAGTTCCCACAAGTGCAAATTGAGCCAAGAGCCCAACCTGTTATTATCAGGGTTTCAGAATTTTGTTTACTATATATTCTACATGTGTGTCTGTCATTTTTTCGCAAATTTTGAGTTTAATGTGGCACTGTCTTGAACTGCGGTAGCTGTTAATATTGTCTGTGTAGGCCTTATATAACACATTATTGAAAGAAAATGCCCCTAGTACCCCAAATAACACACTTAAAACCACTTTTAACTTGTGTTGGGGGTAAATGCTAGATCGCTTAGTGTTATTGTCAGGAACCAGGTACAGGAACCAGGTACAGAGGAAAATCCCTTTCATAATCTTATATTATAatcttatattaatattttaagaTTTCTTCTCATTCTAAAATTTCAAGGTGTTATAtcaatattatttaaataatcttatattaatttagcaaaaaaaaataaaaataaatcttatattaatattataaCACTCACTTAACTCGAAAGTCAGTATAATGAATTACATGTGCACATCTTTCGTGCATAAGTTTACTTTTCGTGTCCATTAGTGAGAATGTGGGGTAGCAATGTAGGAATGACATGTCATGTAGTCGAATCTGGGTCTTTCCCTGGCCCACGCTCATGCTAATTAAATAGTACGTCTAAAGTCTTGAATTTTTAGGAGTACTGATTCATTCATTGACATGTTATCAGAGCCATAGAGGCCCCAATATTCTCACAATTTATCGtaaatataaaatacaaataaaTGCTCTAAAATATTAAGATGTTAGGATAAGACATCTTTTATGGTCTTATATTGATATTTTAACACTTAAACTCTATATATATACTAGCCTAAAACTCGTGTGATgcagatattatttttaataataaataatttttgaatttaatctgaagtaaaaattttaaagtctgaaatttatttattagaaatttttgataaaatgatctgataattattttaaatatacatgtgtataatttagtgaaattttagtttttaaagaaatatcactaattgcaagatttagtttCTTGAAATTCATAGGCGTGTTTACAAAAGATAATTAGattttaattaaaagataaattttagtTCACATCAATGGTAAACGAATTATTTTTACTTTGGTATACCGAACAAATCTAACTaattatattcaaatttattttggTTTGATTTGTTTAAACTCTGATcaatgataaaaaaaaattatgtaacaACAATAAAAAATTTATGTTAACCCGAATAAaagtacatattattttattttagcagGTATAGTTATTTgcttattttaattttgattatCATGAATCGATAGTATAATTATTTTAACCCGGATGAATAGCATGTATTGATTTATTTTAGTCCAACGCAATTATACTTACTAAGAAATCATctatattttcattttattaaaatagttttagatattacataaattaaaaaaaaccGTAATTATATAAACCCAAACATTTTACACACATATCTACAATCAAACTTTTATTATTTCGGTTATCACGGTCGGATCGCAGTTATCCCACAATCCTAAGCCTCTATTATACCTAACAACGAATTAGGTggactttaattttattttagcacggatcaataatataaaaattatccttagtttgaatttaattttagtttttacgtacattattttgttttagcctGAGGCATGTTATATCAACCATATAATTACatttagtttatttttaattttattttaactctggttaaatattattttattttaagccgaataaataacatattttgttttattctgatgacattatatcgactAACGCATTATGTTGTAGTCTAGTttgataaaatatattttagCTAGATCAGTAGAATTTATTATATTGTTTTACCCCGAGGTAACAAACCTTGGTTTTAGTATCAGACAGTTATGTCAACCAAATCCgtatttagttttttttttttaatttaattttagccctgaatgaatattattatgttttagtctgaattgataatatgtataattttatTTGGTCTGATGGTATTATATCTGCCAAACGAATTTGctttcaatttattttattttagtttgtttatttttttgttttagCCTGATGACATTATATCAACCAAACGAATTTGCTTTCAAATTTTTATCGGTCtttattgttaggtcacacacactgtagaggggggtgaatacagtgtatagcacaatcaaatcgaactttaataactcaagtaacaaaaaacaaactttattcaaaacaataaactctgttacagtatggaactgttctatctcaatgatgaacaaatatcacgagagctgctagggttacaattaataatcttctcgattgttataacacttatagtgtaaaccctatgtctgtgtttatatactacacagttacaagataatcgctaattgatatggaatataattctgcttcctaaaatatattaatcagatatcttttcttccaagtattctattcttcatagaattccatcttcatgcatatctcttcttatgtttgtctcgatcttctcttcctgtgaatcagctgccttccttatctgaacgtttcctttaagtcctgatattatcttctgataaatatcttctgaaccttaagtactgacgacttaagttctgacttcagtataagtgttgatttcagttaagtactgatttgtcctgtttaagtaagatctgtaaactaaacataaatcacattagtcatgacattatcaaatatatctaacaatctcccccaacttgtaaattagcataatatacaagtttaacagatatttgatgatgtcaaaaacattaagtacaaatgcatgagaatttgactagataactacaacttacagtccttaaagctttaccaatctttaacttctgataacaacttcagtctgtattcatatcagaatttaagtagttgtagatcttgacttggcttcatcttctgatctctctgatgtcaggagttgttctgagatagttcttcaacaaacatctttcagcatatctgagttcatcaatcatcctccttttagcatctttaagttctgcagaatcttcaccagtttgaaagattgcagccatgcgatcattaattctagctttctttatgtcctgatccagtctgatcaaatatgccttgtcagactcaagattgaattccacagccctgtaacccataaatgtagttataatcttagcagagttgggcttcatctcaacaatatcacccttgtgatctctgtactttggaagatatgtgctgtcagacttaacagaataaagttttttctgtttctgaatttgactcttcaaaaagtttgcagcactttctgttattttgtcattcacttgaagtaagaataatacatgttctagttcttcaaaatacttcagtggaatggcattttcccttatatgataaaccctaccatctgtcatgaagtacaacaagatgtgttctttcaagtaggtatggttgttaggaatatatgtgcattagtttgatgatatgtttaacaaaacacttaagtagaaatctagtgtttgtagcctcaacggataagaccattttggctatccgttgatggtgtagctttacttagaaata
Coding sequences within:
- the LOC141702893 gene encoding NAC domain-containing protein 21/22-like, with the translated sequence MSSSVKMVEAKLPPGFRFHPRDEELVCDYLMRKLTRSELPPFLVEVDLNKSEPWDIPESACVGGKEWYFYSLRDRKYATGKRTNRATISGYWKATGKDRPVCRKRRLVGMRKTLVFYQGRAPKGKKTNWVMHEFRLEEPSEITISSKEDWVLCRVFHKNKEDSSDGAKQDIQNDGSWYNQETNISNIHASSHLPPLRDSYISFNQTHSHSHPQVPCFSSIYNTNNIQTIPNHITTLPIITNNVQLPLQNKPIISSGSANYLGNYSANTSSSCENKMVRDEAINQYLAKIGDNVNADYTSMDSPPPCDVMLMIKDSPMSFGEGSSESFLSEVGFPSISWNDQY